The Cellulophaga sp. L1A9 genome window below encodes:
- a CDS encoding response regulator, with protein sequence MIEYVENACVIDDDPISVFGLRKTFRETNFCKEITVYQNGFEAIHGLKELLEAKKSLPPVIFLDLNMPIMDGWDFLEDFIKIPEYNRQNVRIYIISSSVDPRDLLKAKSYTTVNNFFVKPITTNDLEKVIHEISQ encoded by the coding sequence ATGATAGAATATGTAGAAAATGCCTGTGTGATAGATGACGATCCTATTTCTGTTTTTGGTTTACGAAAAACATTTCGAGAAACTAATTTTTGTAAAGAAATTACCGTATACCAAAATGGATTTGAAGCCATACATGGTTTGAAAGAATTATTGGAAGCAAAAAAAAGTCTGCCACCAGTGATCTTCCTCGATTTAAATATGCCTATCATGGATGGTTGGGATTTTTTAGAAGATTTTATAAAAATACCAGAATACAACAGACAAAATGTAAGAATATACATCATAAGTTCTTCTGTTGATCCTAGAGATTTATTAAAAGCAAAAAGCTATACCACCGTAAACAATTTCTTTGTAAAGCCCATTACCACCAATGATTTAGAAAAAGTAATCCACGAAATATCACAATAA
- a CDS encoding PAS domain-containing sensor histidine kinase, which translates to MGSFFSQIKVNESLIKDAPISVANLDKNCNFLSFSNLFLKEHNINNDKIIDAYFFDVLPDFPKAFKEVLEQCLLDNPCENEGKKYLLENGSNIWLKWKINPWTKEDGTVGGLVVVLEDITDTKNIDELIKEAQEVARTGGWQLNLLTYKAQWTKMVNIIHEMPLDYVPQTFDECFVHFKEGIYRDLILKATHEAIEHGTPWDEEVIMITGTGKEVWIRTKGHAEFIDGKCVRIYGICQDIDCYKRSQQDYIESAEKLKSAISASNVGTWEYNLNNGHTLWDDINYQLHNIDKENYTGSLYRNWKKSVHPEDVKRVHKEVVSYYNGNGSRVVEYRVLLPDNNIRNIKASVTILTGPKNNKFRALGICQDITKEKNAEIKLKKFAEITGQQNNSLTNFAHMVSHDLRSHSTNLSVLTSLIEDEKDPEERKQILEMLKSATNSLNSTVYNLNEVVQSSDTNIHTKLVQVNILKAITTVQNNISTLFQDKKGMCVLDVNPDYFVPVVPAYLDSILLNLFTNSLKYCAPNRTPIIKICTLLLDKQLQLTFEDNGKGIDMAKFGKTIFGMNKTFHRNKDARGVGLYIIKNQIEAMGGTISVTSEVNIGTKFTINFKTI; encoded by the coding sequence ATGGGATCTTTTTTTTCACAGATTAAAGTCAACGAATCTTTAATAAAAGATGCCCCAATTTCTGTAGCGAATTTAGATAAAAACTGTAATTTTTTGTCATTTTCTAATCTGTTTTTAAAAGAACACAACATAAATAATGACAAAATTATAGATGCCTATTTTTTTGACGTACTCCCTGATTTTCCCAAAGCCTTCAAAGAAGTTTTAGAGCAGTGTTTATTAGATAACCCTTGTGAAAATGAAGGTAAAAAGTACCTCTTAGAAAACGGTTCAAACATTTGGCTTAAATGGAAAATAAACCCATGGACTAAAGAAGATGGGACTGTAGGCGGGCTTGTGGTAGTTTTAGAGGATATTACAGATACCAAGAATATTGATGAATTAATTAAAGAAGCTCAGGAAGTAGCAAGAACAGGAGGCTGGCAACTCAATCTACTCACCTATAAGGCGCAATGGACCAAAATGGTAAATATCATTCATGAAATGCCTTTAGATTATGTTCCGCAAACTTTTGACGAATGCTTTGTGCATTTTAAAGAAGGCATTTACCGAGATCTAATTCTTAAAGCTACTCACGAGGCAATTGAACACGGAACACCATGGGATGAAGAGGTCATCATGATCACGGGAACAGGTAAAGAAGTCTGGATAAGAACTAAAGGTCATGCAGAATTTATAGACGGCAAGTGCGTGCGCATTTATGGTATTTGTCAAGATATTGATTGTTACAAACGATCACAACAAGATTATATAGAATCCGCAGAAAAATTAAAAAGTGCCATTTCAGCATCTAATGTAGGTACTTGGGAATATAATTTAAATAATGGACACACTTTGTGGGACGATATTAATTATCAGCTCCACAATATAGATAAAGAAAATTATACTGGAAGTCTTTACCGAAATTGGAAAAAATCAGTACACCCCGAGGATGTCAAACGCGTACATAAAGAAGTAGTTTCTTATTATAATGGCAATGGCTCAAGAGTTGTTGAATACCGAGTGCTTTTGCCTGACAATAACATTCGCAATATTAAGGCAAGTGTCACCATATTAACAGGTCCAAAAAATAATAAATTTAGAGCTTTAGGTATTTGTCAAGACATAACTAAAGAGAAAAATGCCGAGATAAAACTGAAAAAATTTGCAGAAATTACAGGCCAGCAAAATAATAGCCTTACTAATTTTGCCCATATGGTTTCTCATGATTTGCGTTCACATTCTACGAACCTTTCTGTTTTGACTTCACTTATTGAAGATGAGAAAGATCCTGAAGAGCGCAAACAGATTTTAGAGATGTTAAAAAGCGCTACAAATAGCTTAAATAGTACCGTGTATAACCTTAACGAGGTTGTACAATCAAGCGATACTAATATTCATACAAAATTAGTCCAAGTCAATATTCTAAAAGCAATAACAACCGTACAAAATAATATTAGCACTTTATTTCAAGATAAAAAAGGAATGTGCGTTCTAGATGTTAATCCCGATTATTTTGTTCCTGTAGTCCCTGCTTATTTAGATAGCATTCTACTTAATTTATTCACCAATAGTTTAAAATACTGTGCTCCAAATAGGACTCCAATCATTAAAATTTGCACACTATTACTTGACAAACAACTACAATTGACTTTTGAAGATAATGGAAAAGGAATTGATATGGCTAAGTTTGGAAAAACCATTTTTGGAATGAATAAAACTTTTCACAGAAATAAAGATGCAAGAGGAGTAGGCTTATATATTATTAAAAACCAAATAGAAGCTATGGGCGGTACTATCTCTGTAACAAGCGAAGTAAATATTGGGACCAAATTCACCATTAATTTTAAAACAATTTAA
- a CDS encoding response regulator — MISFLKKIYFVDDDPIFTFISKKLMKEEQFGASIVAFEHGKGAIEALLDCDQKNDLLPTVIFLDISMPVMNGWEFLDSFQAAPINNKEKIKIVVMSSSINPLEIDMIKNYSVVHDYVVKPITPADLNKIKECLVNESQE, encoded by the coding sequence ATGATTTCTTTTTTAAAAAAAATCTACTTTGTAGATGATGACCCTATTTTTACCTTCATTTCAAAAAAATTAATGAAAGAAGAACAATTTGGTGCTTCCATAGTTGCGTTTGAACATGGAAAGGGAGCTATTGAAGCGTTACTAGACTGTGATCAGAAAAATGATCTACTGCCTACCGTAATTTTTCTGGACATTAGTATGCCCGTTATGAATGGCTGGGAATTTCTTGATAGTTTTCAAGCAGCACCAATTAATAATAAGGAAAAAATTAAAATAGTAGTCATGAGTTCTTCTATCAACCCCTTAGAAATAGATATGATTAAAAATTACTCGGTTGTTCATGATTATGTTGTAAAACCTATTACACCTGCAGATCTTAATAAAATAAAAGAGTGTTTGGTTAACGAATCCCAGGAGTAA
- a CDS encoding DUF5689 domain-containing protein: MANTSILFKYIFWIILFIMLPSSCVKNRDFDEIQSTSDKELVANSTFLEVFSLYKEGTVQIQDDLVIEGYVISSDEAGNFFGTLYFQDKSLNPTLGLQVELDVRDSHLFYPVGSKILIKLKGLYLGKSKDVYKIGGVFTSFGNASVGRLPASIVNQHIFPSCEDTVEIEPTVISLEDDLTNYRNTLVRIAQIEFSNSELGQTYAVKEEETDKILIDCLDHEIRLRNSGYSDFQHVMLPEGSGAITGLLLHENEDYFLVIRDEKDVTLSNERCEDFIDEFSSNSVFISEIADPDNNSGARFIELYNSGPAISLKNWQLLRHTNENTTVGAAVDLTGTILESRATLVISPNEEEFTLVYGFAPDIVVNTGSAADSNGDDTLVLVDPFGAVIDVFGIIGEDGSGTQHEFEDGKALRNQEITRGNPVFVFLEWDVYNDTGDSGTINMPQNAPEDFTPGIR, encoded by the coding sequence TTGATGAAATTCAATCCACTAGTGATAAAGAACTGGTAGCAAATAGTACGTTTCTCGAAGTTTTTAGCTTGTATAAAGAGGGAACGGTACAAATACAAGACGATTTAGTCATTGAAGGGTATGTGATTTCATCAGATGAAGCCGGTAATTTCTTTGGGACCCTTTATTTTCAAGATAAATCTTTGAATCCTACCCTAGGGTTACAGGTAGAACTAGATGTTCGAGATAGTCATTTGTTTTACCCTGTAGGGAGTAAAATTTTAATTAAATTAAAAGGATTGTATCTAGGGAAAAGTAAGGATGTTTATAAAATAGGAGGTGTATTTACTTCTTTTGGGAACGCTTCCGTGGGGAGATTGCCAGCATCAATCGTGAATCAACATATATTTCCTTCCTGTGAGGATACTGTGGAAATTGAGCCTACTGTAATCTCTTTAGAAGATGATCTGACAAATTATCGAAATACATTAGTGCGTATAGCTCAAATTGAGTTTTCTAATTCAGAATTAGGTCAAACATATGCTGTAAAAGAAGAGGAGACAGATAAGATTTTAATAGATTGCTTAGATCATGAAATTAGATTGCGAAATAGTGGGTATTCAGATTTTCAACATGTAATGTTACCTGAAGGAAGCGGAGCAATTACCGGATTGCTTCTTCATGAAAATGAAGACTATTTTTTAGTGATTAGAGATGAAAAAGATGTAACATTAAGCAATGAGCGCTGTGAGGATTTTATTGATGAATTTAGCTCAAATAGTGTTTTTATTAGTGAAATAGCCGATCCAGATAATAATTCAGGAGCTCGTTTTATTGAACTATACAATTCAGGACCGGCTATAAGTTTAAAAAATTGGCAGCTACTTAGGCATACCAATGAAAATACAACTGTTGGTGCTGCGGTAGACTTGACCGGGACTATTTTAGAATCTCGAGCTACTTTGGTTATTTCTCCGAATGAAGAAGAATTTACTTTAGTGTATGGTTTTGCTCCAGATATAGTTGTAAACACGGGTAGTGCAGCAGATTCTAATGGTGATGATACTCTGGTTTTGGTAGATCCTTTTGGTGCTGTTATTGATGTTTTTGGAATTATAGGGGAAGATGGTTCTGGCACCCAACATGAATTTGAAGATGGTAAAGCCTTACGTAATCAAGAAATAACCAGGGGGAATCCGGTATTCGTATTTTTGGAATGGGATGTGTATAATGATACAGGTGATTCTGGGACAATTAACATGCCCCAAAATGCCCCAGAGGATTTTACTCCTGGGATTCGTTAA